The following proteins come from a genomic window of Pirellula staleyi DSM 6068:
- a CDS encoding sulfate ABC transporter substrate-binding protein, producing MSTPLSRRDALRHVAYSAASCAALWSLTLAGCGSSTGETSGQAAGDQKPAVTLLNVSYDPTREFYDDFNASFSAYWLEKHGQAVTIDQSHGGSGKQARAVIEGLEADVVTLALAYDIDALAKQGQLIEADWQSNLPHDSAPYTSTIVFLVRKGNPKQIKDWSDLVKGDLQIITPNPKTSGGARWNYLAAWGYVLKQELGDLKKLSDPKAAEEVKAAHAKARLFVAKIFKRVPVLDSGARGATNTFVQRGLGDVLLAWENEAFLAVKELGPDQFEIVVPSVSILAQPPVTVVSKYAEKHGTQEIAAAYLQHLYSPNGQQLAAKHFYRPALKELISEAERKQFADVELFSIKEAFETWEKAQKEHFDDGGVFDQLYQPQ from the coding sequence ATGTCGACTCCACTCTCCCGTCGCGACGCCCTTCGGCACGTTGCCTACAGCGCCGCTTCTTGCGCTGCTCTCTGGTCGCTCACCCTGGCTGGATGCGGATCGAGCACCGGAGAAACGAGCGGACAAGCTGCTGGTGATCAAAAGCCGGCTGTCACGCTGCTGAACGTCTCCTACGACCCCACGCGCGAGTTCTACGACGACTTCAACGCCTCGTTCTCCGCCTACTGGCTCGAGAAGCATGGCCAAGCGGTGACGATCGATCAGTCGCACGGGGGGTCGGGCAAACAAGCCCGCGCGGTCATCGAAGGACTCGAGGCCGACGTCGTCACACTCGCTCTTGCCTACGACATCGATGCCCTTGCTAAGCAAGGCCAACTCATCGAGGCCGATTGGCAATCCAACTTGCCGCACGACTCTGCCCCCTACACCTCGACGATTGTGTTTCTGGTTCGCAAAGGGAACCCGAAGCAAATCAAGGATTGGTCCGACCTGGTGAAGGGTGACCTGCAAATCATCACACCCAATCCCAAGACGAGTGGTGGTGCTCGCTGGAACTACCTCGCCGCATGGGGCTATGTGCTGAAGCAAGAGCTTGGCGACCTCAAAAAACTGAGCGATCCCAAGGCAGCGGAGGAAGTGAAAGCAGCTCATGCCAAGGCACGTTTGTTTGTGGCAAAGATTTTCAAGCGTGTTCCGGTGCTCGACAGTGGCGCGCGAGGTGCCACCAATACGTTCGTGCAGCGCGGACTCGGCGATGTCCTGCTGGCATGGGAGAACGAAGCATTCCTCGCGGTGAAGGAACTGGGACCCGACCAGTTCGAGATTGTGGTCCCCTCGGTCAGCATCCTCGCGCAGCCGCCGGTAACAGTGGTCAGCAAATATGCCGAAAAGCATGGCACACAAGAGATCGCTGCTGCCTACCTCCAGCATCTCTATTCGCCGAATGGCCAGCAGCTCGCTGCGAAACATTTCTATCGCCCCGCGCTCAAGGAACTGATTTCAGAAGCAGAGCGCAAGCAGTTTGCCGATGTCGAACTCTTCAGCATCAAAGAGGCGTTTGAAACCTGGGAAAAAGCCCAGAAAGAACACTTCGACGACGGTGGCGTGTTCGATCAACTCTATCAGCCGCAGTAA
- a CDS encoding carboxypeptidase-like regulatory domain-containing protein — translation MAWQPLFRTSSPMSMAAPRPTRRWNLHSLAALVVIVLFTALILLGASKGMTARYPVTGSIVFDGRPVTGAVATFHERQSLAPVARGTTDATGRFRVISRGIWPGIEPGDYFVTISIQKPEIRGEDYVFGADLASKQFSDVRQTPLRVQVTSGAIDLGRLEFASQPSLSIERSSGQWLMSDQ, via the coding sequence ATGGCGTGGCAGCCTCTCTTTCGCACCAGCAGCCCTATGTCGATGGCAGCTCCGCGTCCCACGCGCCGGTGGAATCTTCACAGCCTTGCTGCGCTCGTGGTGATCGTGCTCTTCACCGCGCTCATCCTCTTGGGAGCTAGCAAAGGGATGACGGCTCGCTATCCCGTAACGGGCTCCATCGTATTTGATGGGCGTCCCGTGACAGGTGCGGTCGCGACCTTCCATGAGCGTCAGTCGCTTGCTCCGGTGGCTCGCGGAACGACCGATGCGACGGGGCGTTTTCGCGTTATTTCCCGAGGAATATGGCCTGGAATCGAGCCCGGCGACTATTTTGTCACGATTTCGATTCAAAAACCGGAGATTCGTGGCGAGGACTATGTCTTTGGCGCAGATCTTGCTTCTAAGCAGTTCAGTGATGTTCGTCAAACACCTTTGCGGGTGCAGGTGACGAGCGGAGCGATCGACTTGGGACGACTCGAATTTGCGAGTCAACCTTCGCTGTCGATCGAGCGTTCATCGGGCCAGTGGCTTATGAGCGACCAGTAG
- a CDS encoding adenylate/guanylate cyclase domain-containing protein: protein MAELIAQGVLPQHRWRRKLPVGNAVLGRSSGIWSTEWDERISRRHVLIEPRGKGLVVSLLPEARNPVFYRGEKNARFELQVGEHFVIGGTTFTLVDEKVRFVAHDRDSSPVTELTFAAEELRQAPYRHADKQIEALSRLPEIVASSASDTELLVRLASLLLGGASSGDTVAIVMIDPAAPLAQPTVLHWDHRALVAGEFTPSSRLIRQAVSTKQSVLYLWGADPSASAIAATATANPASSATADGANQWAYCCPITSPACPGWAIYVCGKLEALPTSDVDYADAIRDELKFTELAAATIGGLREAQLLGRKQAMLRQFFSPPVLDALAADPTDQVLSPRETEVTVLFCDLRGFSLESERYAGRLTQLLERVSQALGVMTHHILEQGGVVGDFHGDSAMGFWGWPLSQSDAPLRAARAALMIRDSFSAAAANSSPLADFRVGIGLATGTAVAGKIGSIDQVKVTVFGPVVNLASRLEGMTKTVRVPILLDQPTADALRAATPTDMRLRRLAKVRPAGLATPLEITELLPSEAIYPQLNSTHIGAFESAVDAFAERDWNRALAHLHEVPPDDLAKDFLTVFIAQHGRVPPPGWDGVIPILEK from the coding sequence ATGGCCGAGCTCATTGCACAAGGCGTACTTCCTCAGCATCGTTGGCGACGCAAGTTGCCGGTTGGTAATGCGGTGCTGGGTCGTTCGTCGGGGATCTGGTCGACCGAATGGGACGAGCGCATTTCGCGGCGGCATGTGCTGATCGAACCGCGCGGCAAAGGGCTCGTTGTGTCGCTCCTGCCCGAGGCCCGCAATCCGGTTTTCTATCGTGGCGAAAAGAACGCGCGCTTCGAGCTCCAAGTCGGCGAGCATTTTGTGATTGGTGGAACCACCTTCACGCTCGTCGATGAAAAAGTTCGCTTCGTCGCACACGACCGTGACAGTAGCCCGGTTACCGAGCTTACGTTCGCTGCTGAAGAGCTTCGCCAAGCTCCATACCGGCATGCCGATAAACAGATCGAAGCTTTGAGCCGCTTGCCCGAGATTGTGGCCAGTAGCGCGAGCGACACCGAACTGCTAGTGCGGCTTGCTAGTTTGCTGTTGGGAGGCGCATCGTCGGGCGATACGGTGGCGATCGTGATGATCGATCCTGCTGCGCCGCTGGCTCAGCCGACCGTGCTGCACTGGGATCATCGCGCGCTAGTGGCTGGAGAATTCACACCGAGCAGCCGGCTCATTCGCCAAGCGGTGTCGACGAAACAAAGTGTCCTTTATCTTTGGGGCGCCGATCCGAGTGCCTCTGCAATCGCCGCGACAGCAACCGCCAACCCTGCCTCGAGCGCAACCGCAGATGGGGCGAATCAATGGGCCTACTGCTGTCCCATCACCTCCCCTGCTTGCCCCGGCTGGGCGATTTACGTGTGCGGAAAACTCGAAGCGCTTCCCACGAGCGACGTCGATTATGCCGACGCCATTCGGGACGAACTGAAGTTCACCGAACTGGCTGCGGCGACAATCGGTGGACTCCGCGAGGCGCAGCTCCTCGGTCGCAAACAAGCGATGCTGCGGCAGTTTTTTTCGCCACCGGTTCTCGACGCACTCGCTGCCGATCCGACCGATCAAGTCCTCTCGCCCCGCGAGACCGAGGTCACGGTTCTGTTTTGCGACTTGCGCGGCTTCTCGCTCGAGAGTGAGCGCTATGCCGGGCGGCTTACACAACTGCTCGAGCGCGTGAGCCAAGCGCTCGGCGTGATGACGCATCACATCCTCGAACAAGGAGGAGTGGTGGGGGACTTTCATGGCGATAGCGCGATGGGTTTTTGGGGCTGGCCCCTGTCGCAAAGTGATGCTCCTCTGCGAGCTGCCCGCGCGGCACTGATGATTCGCGACAGCTTCTCAGCCGCTGCTGCCAACAGCTCGCCACTCGCCGATTTTCGCGTCGGCATTGGACTTGCCACCGGCACCGCTGTCGCCGGCAAGATCGGTTCGATCGATCAAGTGAAGGTGACTGTGTTTGGTCCGGTGGTGAACCTCGCCTCGCGTCTCGAAGGGATGACTAAAACGGTGCGCGTGCCGATCTTGCTCGATCAGCCAACCGCCGACGCCTTGCGCGCTGCCACACCCACCGACATGCGTTTACGACGACTCGCCAAAGTTCGCCCCGCAGGACTCGCCACCCCCCTGGAAATCACCGAACTGCTGCCGAGCGAAGCGATCTATCCGCAGCTGAACAGCACGCATATCGGCGCCTTCGAATCGGCGGTCGATGCCTTTGCCGAGCGCGACTGGAATCGAGCACTCGCTCATCTGCACGAAGTCCCCCCCGATGATCTGGCGAAAGACTTTCTCACCGTCTTCATCGCGCAGCATGGACGCGTTCCTCCTCCCGGCTGGGACGGCGTGATTCCGATCCTCGAGAAGTAA
- a CDS encoding Na+/solute symporter: MFAVVSAVDYGILLGYLALMVLLGLYFAGKQTSTDEYFLGSRSFSWMPLGVSLLATLLSALSYTGFPGQAYQVGLAILLMPLAVWLTFPIIAGVVLPIYRGLSLSSVYEYLEYRFDSRVRVVASLLFIAWRMLWLGGVIFAPCKLLLIATGWNIPDWPLLVTLGIVTTIYTFLGGMKAVIWTDVIQAVVMFIGTLVIIVSVWMTLDGGTQEVMKTAAKMGRLSLGEFQFSWTNRWCVWGFLLHYFLAMLSFYIADQITAQRFLSSRSTEHSQRSFLLNCFGVSLLMCLLTYVGLCLLTFYQTHPRAMRPEWVANLDTITQQSITREETRTARRTNRVTGEEELDPTSGTPLLPFRRSEKSIALDTIDELVSEQRILMPNDKRPFASADELVDSSTGELMVEQLAMRKPSTGEIIVHRQAPEEMLPQYVSDQLAMGAAGLILAAILAASMSSIDSGLNSICSLLVLDFHRRYGIGRSWLARRLQKEEADLNEADELLLAQPLTLVIGVGATLAAIVLSQMNEVFSIMIAVVNTLGAPLLAVFLLGMFTRRATGTSMLLVMTVGTLFTLWLMGVNQWPWLAWTWPFATRLDDIWTVTFGTIFSLLLGYLSSFVVGQTKSKTDLRGLVFRVGTPGVRAVDEEMIVLENPLAEPSGDRWK, translated from the coding sequence ATGTTCGCTGTGGTGTCGGCTGTCGATTATGGAATCTTGCTCGGCTACCTCGCGCTCATGGTCTTGCTGGGACTTTACTTCGCAGGAAAGCAGACGAGTACCGACGAGTATTTTTTGGGAAGTCGCAGCTTTAGCTGGATGCCGCTCGGTGTTTCGCTCTTGGCGACACTGCTTTCGGCACTCAGCTACACCGGGTTCCCGGGGCAAGCCTATCAAGTGGGGCTCGCGATTTTGCTGATGCCACTGGCGGTTTGGCTCACGTTTCCGATCATCGCGGGAGTGGTGCTGCCGATCTATCGGGGGCTCTCGCTCAGCAGCGTGTATGAGTATCTCGAGTATCGATTTGACTCGCGCGTGCGCGTGGTGGCGAGTCTGCTCTTCATTGCGTGGCGCATGCTTTGGCTCGGGGGTGTGATCTTTGCGCCGTGCAAGCTGCTGCTGATCGCCACCGGCTGGAACATTCCCGATTGGCCGCTGCTGGTGACTCTCGGAATTGTGACCACGATCTACACCTTCCTCGGTGGCATGAAGGCGGTGATCTGGACCGATGTGATTCAGGCTGTGGTGATGTTCATTGGCACGCTGGTGATCATTGTCAGCGTCTGGATGACGCTCGATGGTGGAACGCAAGAAGTGATGAAAACCGCCGCCAAAATGGGGCGTTTGAGCTTAGGCGAGTTCCAGTTCAGCTGGACCAATCGCTGGTGCGTGTGGGGTTTTCTGCTGCACTATTTTCTCGCGATGCTGTCGTTCTACATTGCCGATCAAATCACTGCGCAGCGCTTTCTTTCGTCACGTTCCACCGAGCATTCACAGCGCTCTTTCTTGCTCAATTGTTTTGGTGTTTCGCTACTGATGTGCCTGCTCACCTACGTCGGTCTCTGCTTGCTGACGTTCTACCAAACGCATCCCCGCGCGATGCGTCCCGAGTGGGTCGCAAATCTCGATACAATCACACAGCAGTCGATCACGCGCGAGGAGACACGAACCGCGCGACGGACCAATCGCGTGACGGGAGAAGAAGAGCTCGACCCGACGAGTGGAACCCCACTCTTGCCGTTTCGGCGAAGCGAAAAGAGCATCGCCCTCGACACCATCGATGAACTGGTGAGCGAACAGCGGATCTTGATGCCCAACGATAAGCGACCATTCGCGTCAGCCGACGAGCTGGTGGATAGCAGCACCGGTGAGTTGATGGTCGAGCAGTTGGCGATGCGGAAGCCCTCAACCGGCGAAATCATTGTGCATCGTCAGGCACCGGAGGAGATGTTGCCGCAGTATGTGTCGGATCAACTGGCGATGGGTGCGGCGGGGCTGATTTTGGCAGCGATACTTGCGGCATCGATGTCGTCGATCGATTCGGGGCTCAACAGCATCTGCTCGCTTCTGGTGCTCGATTTTCACAGGCGTTACGGGATCGGTCGTTCGTGGCTCGCGCGACGCTTGCAGAAAGAAGAAGCCGATCTAAACGAAGCGGATGAACTGCTTCTTGCGCAGCCACTGACGCTGGTGATTGGTGTCGGCGCCACGCTTGCCGCGATTGTCCTTTCGCAAATGAACGAAGTCTTCAGCATCATGATTGCCGTGGTCAATACGCTCGGCGCGCCGCTGCTGGCAGTCTTTTTGCTCGGCATGTTCACGCGCCGCGCAACGGGCACCAGCATGCTGCTGGTAATGACCGTCGGCACGCTCTTCACCTTGTGGCTGATGGGGGTGAATCAGTGGCCGTGGCTCGCCTGGACCTGGCCCTTCGCGACGCGTCTCGATGATATTTGGACCGTCACGTTCGGCACGATTTTCTCACTTTTGCTCGGGTATTTGAGTAGTTTTGTGGTGGGGCAGACGAAATCGAAAACCGATTTACGCGGCCTCGTGTTTCGGGTCGGTACGCCCGGTGTGCGCGCGGTCGACGAAGAAATGATCGTGCTCGAAAATCCTCTGGCCGAGCCGAGTGGCGATCGCTGGAAATGA
- a CDS encoding sulfate/molybdate ABC transporter ATP-binding protein, translating to MSIYLRNISKTFGTYSALRDVDLAIPSGKLTALLGPSGSGKTTLLRIIAGLETPDERTASGQTPKILFSEEDVQSRSVGERRVGFVFQHYALFRHMSVYENIAFGLRVKPRAERHTSTEIHHRVTRLLKLIQLEGFGSRLPSQLSGGQRQRVALARALAIEPKVLLLDEPFGALDAKVRKGLREWLRQLHSEIHLTSVLVTHDQEEALEVADQVVVMNQARIEQVGTPTEVFQHPASEFVMEFLGNVNVFQARLSSGQTKLGELTIDVPQYPHVQPRMANLYVRPHELEIARISNGKASLSAQVSRVNAAGAVARVGLRSGDGHDILVDLTPQKFQELNLLPGETVFVSPKKVRVFVPDYQI from the coding sequence GTGAGCATTTACTTAAGAAATATTTCGAAAACCTTTGGGACTTATTCAGCACTGCGCGACGTCGATCTCGCGATTCCTAGCGGAAAACTAACCGCTTTGCTCGGTCCATCGGGCTCGGGGAAGACGACGCTGCTGCGAATCATCGCCGGCCTCGAAACCCCCGACGAACGTACCGCGAGTGGCCAAACGCCCAAGATTTTATTCTCCGAAGAAGATGTCCAGTCGCGCTCAGTCGGGGAGCGGCGGGTCGGGTTTGTGTTTCAGCATTACGCCTTGTTTCGGCACATGAGTGTCTACGAGAACATCGCGTTTGGGCTCCGCGTGAAGCCGCGCGCTGAGCGCCACACAAGCACCGAAATTCATCACCGCGTGACCCGGCTCCTGAAGCTGATTCAGCTCGAGGGATTTGGCTCGCGACTCCCCTCGCAGCTTTCAGGTGGACAGCGGCAGCGTGTGGCCCTTGCGAGAGCGCTGGCAATTGAGCCCAAGGTGCTGCTGCTCGATGAACCGTTCGGCGCGCTCGATGCCAAGGTTCGCAAAGGGCTTCGCGAATGGCTGCGGCAACTTCATAGCGAGATTCACTTAACGAGTGTGCTAGTGACTCACGATCAAGAGGAAGCACTCGAAGTGGCCGACCAGGTGGTCGTGATGAATCAAGCCCGCATCGAGCAGGTCGGAACTCCTACGGAAGTGTTTCAGCATCCTGCGAGCGAGTTTGTGATGGAGTTTCTCGGCAACGTGAATGTGTTTCAAGCGCGCTTGTCGTCGGGGCAAACCAAGCTGGGGGAACTGACGATCGATGTCCCGCAGTATCCACACGTTCAGCCGCGCATGGCCAATTTGTACGTCCGACCGCACGAACTCGAAATTGCTCGAATTTCCAATGGAAAAGCATCGCTTTCGGCACAAGTATCGCGTGTGAACGCTGCAGGCGCGGTGGCTCGCGTGGGACTTCGCAGTGGTGATGGTCACGACATTCTCGTCGACCTGACACCTCAAAAGTTTCAAGAGCTGAACTTGCTGCCGGGGGAGACGGTGTTTGTCTCTCCCAAAAAGGTGCGGGTCTTTGTCCCCGACTATCAGATTTAA
- a CDS encoding DUF1559 domain-containing protein, whose translation MIVSKYSKSSHKYRGFTLVELLVVIAIIGVLVALLLPAVQAAREAARRMSCSNNLKQLGLAAHNFHDTTNALPSSVRPGGLTTSPRIAGLTFLLPFIEQGNAYNAYDQTKNWSDPVNLAVTSKQIPGFLCTSTPDPKRLDGLPEASPWAANLVAVTDYSPTIGVDQRLVTAGLVDFAGDGVLTKNGQPRLADITDGTSNTLLYAESAGRPNLYRRGKLIGNLPNRRVNAGGWARPASDFSLDGSSLDGATLPGPCPINCTNGEDVGSASFPHSYYGSEGTAEAYSFHPSGINVALADGSVRFLSSSINIREFAKLVTRAQGEVAQLP comes from the coding sequence ATGATCGTCAGTAAGTATTCAAAAAGTAGTCATAAGTATCGTGGCTTTACCCTCGTCGAGCTCCTCGTGGTGATCGCGATTATCGGCGTGCTGGTCGCGCTGCTATTGCCGGCCGTCCAAGCGGCTCGCGAAGCAGCTCGTCGGATGTCGTGCAGCAACAACCTGAAGCAATTGGGACTCGCCGCACACAACTTTCACGATACGACGAATGCACTCCCCTCGAGTGTTCGGCCCGGTGGTTTGACGACCTCGCCCCGTATCGCCGGATTGACCTTCCTGCTCCCCTTTATCGAGCAAGGGAATGCCTACAACGCCTACGATCAGACGAAGAACTGGAGCGATCCAGTGAATCTGGCGGTGACGTCGAAGCAGATTCCAGGTTTCCTCTGCACGTCGACCCCTGATCCCAAACGACTCGACGGTCTGCCTGAAGCGAGTCCCTGGGCGGCGAACCTTGTGGCGGTGACCGACTACAGCCCAACGATTGGTGTCGATCAGCGCTTGGTGACGGCAGGGCTGGTGGATTTTGCTGGTGACGGCGTGCTCACCAAGAATGGTCAGCCTCGATTGGCCGACATTACCGATGGTACGAGCAACACACTGCTGTATGCCGAATCGGCTGGTCGTCCGAATCTTTATCGGCGCGGCAAGTTGATTGGAAACCTGCCCAATCGTCGTGTGAATGCGGGTGGTTGGGCACGTCCTGCGAGCGACTTCAGTCTCGATGGTTCGAGCCTCGATGGGGCTACGCTCCCTGGACCATGCCCGATCAACTGCACCAACGGCGAGGATGTCGGCTCGGCATCGTTTCCCCATTCGTACTACGGTAGCGAAGGGACGGCCGAGGCCTACAGCTTTCATCCAAGCGGCATCAACGTGGCGCTGGCCGATGGCTCGGTACGCTTCCTTTCGTCGAGCATCAACATTCGCGAGTTTGCGAAACTGGTGACCCGTGCACAGGGTGAAGTGGCTCAGCTTCCGTAA
- the cysT gene encoding sulfate ABC transporter permease subunit CysT — translation MWLTFPKRSVIPGFRLTMAYTLVYLSLIVLIPLAALMLRSFTSSWTEVWQKISEPRVVASYKVTILCSLVAATINLVFGFIVAWTLTRYQFWGRKFVDAIVDLPFALPTAVSGIALTAIYAKNGWIGSLLEPLGVQVAFTQLGIIVALTFIGIPFVVRTLQPALEELEIDLEEAAASLGANRWQTFVRVILPAILPSMITGFALSFARALGEYGSVVFISGNMPMKTEITSLLIITKLEQYDFVGASAIATTMLLMSFVLLLIINLVQWHAGRVLRGA, via the coding sequence ATGTGGCTGACCTTTCCCAAACGCAGTGTGATTCCCGGCTTTCGATTGACGATGGCCTACACGCTCGTTTATCTCTCGCTCATCGTGCTGATTCCACTCGCCGCACTGATGCTCCGCAGCTTCACGTCGTCGTGGACCGAGGTATGGCAAAAAATCAGTGAGCCGCGCGTTGTGGCATCGTACAAAGTGACGATCCTCTGCTCGCTCGTCGCTGCCACAATCAACCTTGTGTTCGGGTTCATCGTGGCCTGGACCCTCACCCGTTATCAGTTCTGGGGACGCAAGTTCGTCGATGCCATCGTCGATCTTCCGTTTGCGCTTCCCACCGCTGTTTCGGGGATCGCACTTACCGCGATTTATGCCAAAAATGGCTGGATTGGCAGTCTTCTCGAGCCTCTTGGCGTGCAAGTTGCTTTCACACAGCTCGGCATCATCGTGGCGCTCACGTTCATCGGCATTCCGTTTGTTGTTCGTACGCTTCAGCCCGCGCTCGAGGAACTCGAGATCGACCTCGAAGAAGCGGCAGCGAGTCTCGGCGCCAATCGCTGGCAAACCTTTGTGCGCGTAATCCTCCCGGCGATTCTCCCGTCGATGATCACCGGTTTTGCTCTCTCGTTTGCACGCGCTTTGGGTGAGTATGGAAGTGTGGTCTTCATCTCCGGCAACATGCCGATGAAGACTGAAATCACATCGCTGCTGATCATCACCAAACTAGAGCAGTACGACTTTGTCGGCGCTTCGGCGATCGCTACCACGATGCTGCTGATGTCGTTCGTCCTGCTGCTGATCATCAACCTGGTTCAATGGCACGCTGGCCGCGTGCTGCGAGGAGCTTAG
- a CDS encoding BON domain-containing protein yields the protein MISLPTQLASPADQFLQQRVAQTLHQKQLTFACRLEIEAHRGVITLRGQVPSFHQRQLLYSYSRRVPGVTQVIDLLEVDPPFSGKLRSRVSSVVIDEASSD from the coding sequence ATGATCTCGCTTCCTACACAACTAGCTTCCCCCGCCGATCAGTTCCTGCAACAGCGTGTTGCACAAACCCTCCACCAAAAACAGCTCACCTTTGCTTGCCGCCTCGAGATCGAAGCGCACCGCGGAGTGATTACTCTGCGGGGACAAGTTCCGAGCTTTCATCAGCGGCAACTTCTTTATTCCTACTCGCGACGCGTTCCCGGTGTCACGCAAGTGATCGATCTCTTGGAGGTTGATCCACCGTTTTCGGGAAAACTTCGCAGTCGCGTATCGAGTGTTGTGATTGACGAAGCGTCGAGCGATTGA
- a CDS encoding YezD family protein — translation MASVIENTSDDPRGDRSQEAVLRQIADALRGLKFGVLSVIVQDGVVVQLDRTEKRRLRHKESVK, via the coding sequence GTGGCCTCTGTTATTGAAAACACCAGCGACGATCCTCGTGGTGATCGATCACAGGAAGCAGTACTCCGTCAGATTGCCGATGCGCTGCGCGGACTCAAGTTCGGAGTGCTATCGGTGATCGTGCAGGATGGGGTTGTCGTACAACTCGATCGAACGGAAAAACGACGACTCCGTCACAAAGAGTCGGTCAAGTAA
- the cysW gene encoding sulfate ABC transporter permease subunit CysW: MSSLALGKKIPDRLNEPLWVRAILIAITLSFLTLMLLMPLGVVFWEAFSRGISAYFKSFQDPAAWSAIKLTLVATGIAVPLNLVFGLAAAWAIAKFDFPGKSILVTLIDLPFAVSPVVSGLIYVLVFGMQGWFGETLDAWGIKVIFAVPGIVLATVFVTFPFVARELIPLMQEQGTDEEQAALVLGASGWQTFWYVTLPNIRWALVYGVILASARAMGEFGAVSVVSGHIRGKTNTLPLHIEVLYNEFNVVAAFAAASLLTLLALVTLVIKSVVEWRLARERSEILKPSAAEGA; the protein is encoded by the coding sequence ATGAGTTCACTCGCCCTCGGAAAAAAGATTCCCGATCGCTTGAACGAACCTCTGTGGGTCCGCGCCATCTTGATTGCGATCACCCTCAGCTTCCTCACGCTGATGCTGTTGATGCCTCTGGGAGTGGTCTTCTGGGAAGCGTTTTCCCGCGGGATTTCCGCCTATTTCAAGTCGTTTCAAGATCCAGCTGCTTGGTCCGCCATCAAGCTCACGCTTGTTGCGACCGGCATTGCGGTGCCGCTGAATCTGGTCTTTGGCCTGGCTGCTGCGTGGGCCATTGCCAAGTTTGATTTTCCCGGCAAGAGCATCCTCGTCACGCTGATCGATTTGCCGTTTGCTGTTTCGCCAGTTGTGTCGGGACTGATCTATGTGCTCGTCTTCGGCATGCAAGGTTGGTTCGGAGAAACGCTCGACGCGTGGGGGATCAAAGTCATTTTTGCCGTGCCTGGCATCGTACTTGCAACAGTGTTTGTCACCTTCCCGTTTGTCGCGCGGGAACTGATTCCGCTCATGCAAGAGCAGGGGACAGACGAAGAACAAGCGGCACTCGTGCTGGGAGCCAGTGGCTGGCAAACGTTTTGGTATGTCACCCTCCCGAACATTCGCTGGGCGCTCGTCTATGGAGTGATCCTGGCGAGTGCTCGCGCGATGGGAGAGTTTGGAGCGGTGTCGGTCGTCAGTGGACATATCCGTGGCAAAACCAACACGCTCCCTCTGCATATCGAAGTCCTTTACAACGAATTCAATGTCGTCGCCGCTTTTGCAGCTGCTTCGCTCCTCACACTCTTGGCACTAGTGACCCTGGTGATCAAGTCGGTGGTCGAGTGGCGGTTAGCGCGAGAACGGTCCGAAATACTCAAGCCGTCAGCGGCAGAGGGAGCTTAA